TGACTGGATAGAGATACCTTAAAAGCGGTGGCATTCTGAGAATAGACTTCACTCTGCGATAAGAATTTATAAGTATTAATATGCCTTTTTTACTAAAGGATCTTCTAATATCTAACTGAGAGTGAACATAGAAAATTTTGGACTTGATGGCTGAGCGATGAAATGGGTCTTCAGGTTTAATGGAGGAATCTCCATGTAAAATCTCCCAATATTTAATCGTGTCATGGCTtcatataataataaatgtgtCGTGGCTTCATATACGTGACGTCAACGCAGTTgtgtggaggagctgcgaagggggagccgggaatcgaggagAGCGGGCGGGACATATTTATTAAGAAAGTCCTATGTCATGAAAAAGAAGTCTGCCTTGGATGGGATAACtgaacccccttcagtacttgaacgcattttcaccttgagttttgagtgtgattaaacgatgttattgatattaggaagggtctataaaggttaaaagattaatggccagagtcttcactattttaatcccctacataaatttttgaagctgtataaaatcaagtaATAACCAGAATGcattatgaaaacgcgtcctcgtactaaagaggttaacctTGGATGCATTAAATTTTCTGGATATAAAAACACCGTAGCAAATATATAACCAACTTGACTGaccctgatgatgatgatggccagGCAATGTTTACCCGAGCGAGGCGGGGAAAACAAATTACTTGGGTGTGCGTTGATATTTTCGTGTTTTAAGAGTGAATAAGTGTTTGTTGCGTGtctgcgtgcgtgagtgcgtgtagGAGGCGTGTGTAGTGACGCTGAGGGAGTAGCGAAGCCTTGTCATCTTCCCTGAGGTGTGAGGAGTGCAGGAAATGAGGTAAGTAAATTTGATCGTGTtagtaatggcagtggtggtggtggtggtgtggtatttttgtttgtgttctgtACCAgctaaggataaaaaagaaaaaaaaagtcggaATTATATACAAAAGATGCACCGACgagggtaaataaataaacattaaggaaaaaaaaaatgaaataagaggtGGGCGTATACTCGAattcagaaaccctttgctctctctctctctctctacgactgCTTTCAGGGCCACAATAATTATAGGTGGGGTTCTCAAAGGcgcgttaatttgtcactatattcagaaaacacttttaaaaaccCTTTTCACTTCACCGCAACTATTGAAAACCTTCCAAGAGAGAGCATTTTCTTTGAATGTCCGCCTACCAGTGTCAATATATTTTTAGTTGAGTTTACCCTGAATtcactcttatttccttcataatTAACATAAAACACCAACATATGTATTCTTTCTCAGTTGTGTCACTCTTAAACTtccactgataaaaaaaaatagcacacGTATCTCACATTTAGCAGTTTATTTCTCTTCTACAGTCTGTCTCCTCTAAAGTGTCTCCTGGGTCTCAGTTTGAATGGTgacccagggaatgcgtggttgtcagatctcgaggaaaaccgtgagctgtccttgtaataagtgtgttgatcaacagaaaacaagtaatattcacatcaaatcaattacattatcaataagctacagtgtgttttaaatccaggaggcATTTTAGAGTAGGCGGACTATAGTAAGTGTTAAGTAAGAGTGtgagattgagagaaaaaaggaaaaaaaaaaaaaaagaggtaaaagttATCAGTTTAATGCATAATCATATACATAATTACCTCAATGGAAGtcatatatattaataataataacagtaataattcatagtaataatagcagtcaCACAATAGAAACTTTggacataattctctctctctctctctctctctctcaataaatgaCAGAATTaccaccaggagagagagagagagagagagagagagagagagagagagagagagaatcatattaAAGTTTATAATTATTATAGATATGCactcaaaataataaataatcatTGAAATGTCACTCTAAAATAAATACActcataattatttttattatataaccaattcaaacacacacacacacacacacacacacaagaaaacaggaaaaataaaaaagcaaaacaaattctttagtttaaaagaaattacataaatgagaaaaaaaaagaaaaagaaatattattcaAATTAGTTCACTGCTcaaacaacacacacgcacacacacacacacacacacacacacacacacacacacacacacacacacacatgcctggAATGGTTTACTTACATTATTTCTAAACCATTCatctttttacacacacacacacacacacacacacacacacacacattgccacTGTATAaaaactaactactactactactgctactgctactactactactactactactactactactactactactactactactactactactactactactactactactactactactactactactactactactactactatcaggtATAAAAAGCAGAGGGTTTTTATATAAGCTGCAAATAGTCAAAACTTAAactataattttttcatcatcatcatcattctctctctctctctctggcaacaaTCAACTAATCTCAACTTAATCAATATAtacacaagaaacacacacacacacacacacacactctctctctctcttagccccaTTAACATTGATGGCAGAGGGGGACAGTCAAAACTAATGGAAATAATAACAGTTAATAGTACAGCTGCTCTTTTCAAGTGCAAAAATACTATACCATACGTTTCCTTCCTccaaataaatagatcaatagcAACATACATGGAAGTGACAACAGtagtgacaataacaataataatagtaataataaaaacaatacttcACATAATGGCTCCCAacacttgactgactgactgactgactgactgactggctgactggatgactgactggatgGTGCTGGCAAGTCACTCAATCATGAAGATGTTGCTGAAATGACTGGCACACATCCGACTCACTtcatctgcagagagagagagagagagagagagagagagagagagagagagagagagagagagagagagagagagagagagaataaaaacacacatataGTATCTGGTTTTATATATCACAGCtagataaagacacacacacacacacacacacacacgtacatacctGTCACCTCCACCAAGTTTGCATTCTTGTGATTGACGACAACATAGAACTCCCTCCCGTCACCACACCTTCCCACAATCCAATGGTCCTGCGATGTCTTCACCACCAACTCACCACTCTGGCATCTGTGTGGGCGAGGGTTAGGTagtggtaatctctctctctctcattacacattcattattttttctcccccttctcttctttacgacttaattttctctttccttcttgtttacctccttcatgttcctcacttttcttcaccttcatccttttttatttaattttctcctcgctccactgccttttcgttttttctctcctccatccttcttttttatttcactttctcctcctctttgccatcttttctttcaccttctcccTCACAATAAAGGATATAGGTACAGGATACTATAAGACTCCCTCTTGTAAAGcaaaactaggtaaacacaactaggctttcttctttctctcatccctattctgtccacctctctagcaagaattaaccagtactctcaatcattaaccagtactctcagtcattaaccagtactctcaaccattaaccagtactctcaatcattaagcagtactctcaatcattaacCAGAACTGTCAATCATTAATCAGTACTGTTGATCATTAACCAGTAATCTCAGTACTTgtgaactggcatctaagtgggcctttttgtttaatcattttgttgcccttagccagatttctcttcttacatgcaaaaaaggagaaaaaagaagaaaataatttctttttatgcagccaagggcagcaaaatatatatataaaaaaaaggtccacttgagtgctggttcccttaaagtGTTGTAAAGATTTAGCCAAAAtttaggaacaaatgtcttgaacaCTACTAggtaaaataacaaatagataaCTGAGGTGAACAAAGAGGTAAGGTTAACACTAAACACACTCACTTCTGCATGTCTGAGTGCATGTCAGCAATGGCCCTCATGACCTCAGCTGGCAGGGGCTGGTTGGGGGCATGTACCGTGCTTTTCGTAGCAAGGTTCATGTGATTGTGGTACACGTAGCGAAAGgtcccaccactcccaccaccaccactgccgccagtgcccccacccccaccaccactgccccccTCTGCCCCCGGTCCGCCACCTCCTGCCTTCTTGCCGGACTGCTCCCCGATGTCACTGGCCAGCTGGGAAACTTTGGCCTCCAGCAGTCGGTCAATCTTCTCAAACAGCTGTGGGGTTAGGCTCTCTGATTCTGTGGAAGGAAGACTGgggttattttctctctctctctctctctctctgataaaatgCTTCTCCTTTTATATTATTCCTTAGAAATGTTTAAATTCAGGTTTTTTTTGCAGTGACATCAACGTGTTTGCttgtcagttctctctctctctctctctctctctctctctctctctctctctctctctctctctcacccatcctCACCCCTTCTCCCATCACCCCTCATCATTACCAGCAAAGGTGAGGCATATGGTGACCCCCATGAGAGAGTAGAGGAGCAGGTGGTGTGGCTGCAGCTCCCCTGACTCATCCCTCACATGAACCTCCAGGCATGGCGTCACACCCTTGCCCACGAATctgtgaagagaggaggaggaggtggtggtagtgtcaacccaacccaaccacacccaactcaacccaacccaaccaattCAACACCACTTCACCCACACTATCAAGGAGCATTATATcaaaccacaaaacacatcacctccttttaatcccttcaatactaagatgcattttttaccatgagttttgtgtatgattggatgattttatttactttgggaagggtctatggaggtcaaaagattaatggccagagtcttcggtATTTTAATCCGCTACATaggtatctgaagctgtataaaatcaccaaatagtaagcagaacgaatatgaaaacacaacatggcactcaaggggttaagactaAACTAAACCAACCTAACTTCTTCACAACTAAAATAACTTAAATAAACCCTAATGTAACCCAACTTAATCCCACCCCACCCAATCTAACCCCAACCCAAATTAACTTCAAAACAAGCCAACCCAACCAATTCAATACTTCACCTCTACCACCAACAAACataatattaacctcttcagtactgggatgtattttcGCCTAGCGTTTTCTTTGTgatcagacaattttattgccattatgaagggtctatggaagtcggaagattaatggccaaagtcttcactatttctgaagctgtatcaaatcatcaaatagtaaccagaaagcATATGGAAACTaagtcctggtactgaaggggttaaaatacacaaaacacaaaccacctctttttaaccccttcagtaccataacgcattttcacattcattctgcttactatatggtgatttatacagcttccaAAAAATatattgggattaaaatagtaaagactcaggccattcattttttttacctctacagacacttcctaatgtaaataaaatcatctaatcacactcaaaaatcaaggtaaaaaaaatgtatctcagtattgaaggggttaatggagaGAGCAGACAGTACCTGGAGAGataggaagagtgggaggatgaggaggaggtgatggagtcCTTCCGTGATTGCAAGAGCTGTGTGTTGAGGTACTGGGAGAGTGAACGCAGGTCCTCCATTGCCAAACCACACCTGTTGGAAGGGAGACAAGTGTTAggagtgctgggagagagtggTAGAATGTGTGATAGAGTGGTAGTATGAgattgagtgagagagtgagtgtgtgagagtagTAGAGTGTGATAGACATGGCAGTGATAGTGTGAGGGAGTGGTAGAGTGATTGAATGTGAGTGTGATAGTGATAGAGTGTGACTGAGTGTGAGAGATAATTTAGATGGGTAGAGTGTGTGTTAGGTGAGCTGGGGAGTGTTTGATAGTGATAGaaatgagtgtgagtgtgagagatggtaagagtgagagaaatgagTGACAGTGTGAGAGATTAGTGATAGAAATGAGAGTGAGAGATGTTAAGAGTGATAGAAATAAGagtgatagaaatagagaaaatgagtgagagtgagaaattATAAGTGATAGAGATGAGTGATTGAGTGTGAGAGATAATAGACTGGTGAAAGactgaaagatagatagatagataggtagatagattatTGATCACAGTGTACAGGAATATCTCAAAATCTtaacattatgaaaaaaaatattataacccaatataaaaacaaaaaaagcccTAAAATTTTCTTTAgtctaaagaaaagaacaagtacacacacacacacacacacacacacacacacacacacacacacacacacacacaccaaagcctCATCTCACAAAAAGAACTGAAgaccacaaaaaaaagagacaagaattttacattaaataaaagaagaaaaggagcaatgtaaatactactacaccacaacacaagaCCCTCACCACACAGACAagaaccaccacctccaacaccactacaccaaaccacaccagacccacaccacacagacaaaaaccaccaccaccaacaccactataccacaccacaccagaccctcaccacacagacaagaaccatcaccaacaacaccactacaccagaaccacaccacacagacaaaaaccaccaccaccaccacacaagagCCTCACCAAACAATATGCTGGTTATAGAAGAAGGCGGTGTGAGCAATGGTGGGGAAGGACGCCtgcaggagggagaggcagcagTGTATTCTGAGGAAGGTCTGTCTGTCCAGCGGGAGGAAGGACACACCAGACCACACTGTCAGGATGTCGCCACTGCTGAGCTCAACCGATGACATGTACTGTGGGGGAGATGACAGTgacctcttaaccccttcagtactgggatgtattttactatgagttttggttatgattagacaattttattttcattaggaagggtctatggaggtcagaacattaatggccagagtcttcactattttcatccccacataagtttctgaagttgtatatagACACCAAATACttaccagaataaatatgaaaacacgtcacgctactgaagggattataATTTTTACCTCCCTAGTAGTTAGGAGGCAGGTAAAAATTGTATGACAGTTGAGAGGTAGGTTACAATAACATGAAGGAACCAATACTCAGATTTTGGtgaacagtaagaaaaaaaataagaggcagGTTGAAATtaaaggccctatcacactggcctatgatacgcggaatcAGGAACATCCActctagatagctggaacttgcccgggattagcggaaccaagttgggatggcttcatatccatcccggttctctgtatgctatcccaatggaaagtaaacatgatatatgtaataaaaacttttcatttgaactaaaaagaatgagactaaatttttcatattggaatattaaataatatttcatcaatttagaaaggtaaaatatatatatatcatgtcgatagtttgggctcatggcaaccacctctgactgtAAAGTTGCCGTCGCCAAcatctcagcttttctctagtttttttttacttacttttcttcaacaagaggaagtgcaaatgcagttccaggacaaagcacaggctgaggtataagcggcatggttttgttctggtttgttttgattaggctttgtcttggttagtgggccgtttgcctagcataacaagaacacgggcagcttgtgtgtgatagtgttcctggtttcgtaccaagaaccatggcccgcgttccgcgtatcataggccagtgtgatagccccttaagGAACCAATATTTAGACTTGAGTGAATAGTAAGAACAGATTAACAGGTAGGTTAGAATAACATGAAGGAACCAATACTCAGATTTTGGTGAACagtaagaacaaaataagaGGCAGGTTGAAATTAAATACCAAAAGACAGAAAACTCAATAAGAAAAAGTGGATAATGGAAGGACAAGAtgcaaaaaaacaagacaaaactaaaacagaggtaagaaaggaaacagctaaaaatatgaaaaaaaaaaagactaaaatacaaaatgcaaataagaaacaaaatgaaacaaaacaaaacaagacaaattcaAGACTAATAGAGGTAGAAAGAAACAGctaaaaaattaaggaaaaagaaagaaaaaaaaaaaaaaacccaaagacaaaacacaaattGCAAAAAACAAGACTAACGGAGGTAAGAAAAGACTCCAGCGTGGCCTTGAGTCCCTCCAGCCCCCTCGCCTCCAGCACCGCACTGAAGGAGCTGTGGCGAAGAGCGAAGGCACGGTACAGGGACGCCAGGCAGGCACGCAGCACCACGTCCTGCACCGCCTCACTCTGGTACTCTCTCACTGGACCTGACTCTCGCATCCTTGACACCCACCCTATGGCCACTGTCTGTTGAGGGATGGGGGGGGGGgcattaggctaggttaggttagactgagttattttattttatttatatattttttcacattactttttttttatttattttttattatttattttattttatttatatattttttcacattacttttttttttatttattttttattattattatttttctatttatctatttatttttttgtcacacACTGCTGGAGTCACAATAGCAGGGTGGCACTCATATACTAAAGGGTGTGTGTGGAAAACTTTAAATCAGAATTAttatcaaaacaccacaaaataaacCACAAAATAATGCTGGAAAAACATTAGAAAGAGCCCACATAGTTATCACACTCCCAGCCACTCACCATGACCATCCAAATGTTTGGCTCAGGCTGCAGGAAGAGCTGGCGTGTCTTCTGTGTGTGTACGGCCTCACAGTCACCATCCTTCTTGAACGTACTGTGGGGAAGATTGCTCATAAGTTTTCTTATTGCATGAcgccttcaataccatgacatgtttccatattcattctgcttctgcttaccatttagtgactttatatagcttcagaaactcagtgggatcaaaatagtgaagactttggccattaatctttttattcccagagatccttcctaatgttaaaaactgtctaatcatacccaaaactcatggtaaaaatgcatcccaataAAGAAGGGTTTAATATCAAAGAAACACTCAACATACCACTCCTTCATTGTGCGTTACTTGTGTTGTGTAATTGTTCcactgaaatattaaaaaaactaCACGatttaatatataaaaaagagaaaagaaacacacaactcattattgttttagttgttgtagtaCTGTGTTGAAAATCATACCACTAAAATATCAAACTAGATAACTTAATATTGataactcaaaacacactacaTACTGTCCTGCATACTGTTACTAATAATAATCCATTacaaatactgaaaaaataaactaaacaatATCAAAAGCACTAAAACAAAcagtagtggtgagtggtgtgtgtttgaagtgcccctaagctaacctaacctaaacacaaTATTTAAAGCACTAAAACAGCATTGGTGACTGCcaagtggtgtgtgtttgcagtgtccctaatctaacctaactgtcCCACTGCTACCAAACACAATACTAACAGCACTAAAACAGACAGTAGTGGTAAATggtgtgtgtttgcagtgtccctaacctaacctaacctagccatcACTGCCACACTCACCTGGAGAACCTGGTGATTGCCTCGGCCAGCCCCACATGTCGCACCTGTGTGTCTAAGTCGGCAGAACTCGGGTAGTAGAACAGAATCTTCTCGTGTTCCTGTGGGGATGGTgctgttagtggtagtggtggtggttgtagtagtagtagtagtagatataacAATACTATATCttgctatttattattatttactactactattactactacaactaaaagATGATTCCTGTCtttactgataatgataatgatgttgtgaagaaaggaatgatagtaaaaataatattagcATCTTctggattaggttaagttaagtttggaTTAATTCATTCTAATTTAAACACCCATTACATACTCACCGCAAATAATTCATAACGTAAACATTGATTTTAAAAAAGATGTTTGTTATTTGTTAAAGCAATTGCACTCACGGATTCATTAGCCATGTCTGTTAGGTCAGGTTGTGTATATCTAGACAAATGCACCGAGAGGGTGGTAGGGAAACacatgtatgtctgtatgtatatatccaACAtgcagaaacgccttcccctctcagtacaacaattttccaaggccacagagacaactagcctggttttcaagTCAGTTCCTCCtcatgataaactagaaatcatgACAATAtatcaccaaaacaaaaaaaataattgtaaaaacatgagtatcttcaactggagcctttggaaagcagtgaaggtgagagagcaaagcgtttcagaatacaggcttaTGTACAGCCATGCCACCTGtctgttacttttcttcttcttgtgaccttttatGCTTCGTAAGTCTCAGAAGACGTACAGGTGAAACGCCAAAGAATATAGTAATAACACATTCCTCTGCATCAGCTTGTGTTTCCCTGCCACCCACTCCTCTCCACACAGCTTAGGTTGGTTAGAATAGACTAGGttttcattaggttaggttaagttagttttggCATTCATTAGCCTTGCcagttaggttagactagatTAGATTAGCTTTCCATTAGATTAAGTTATgataagttagtttaggttaggttggtctGGTTTGATAAGGTTAAGTTCAGTGAGTTTgtttgggttacgttaggttgagtttgtctaggttaggttaggttaggttaggctaggtttgtTAGTTAATAAGCTCGGTTAGGTTAAAATTGAGCTCGTTTgtctagattaagttaggttagttaaatacgttgggttaggttaggttaaatctaATTAATCATATTCGGTTAATTGAAACTAggaaaccactaccaccaccacctcctcccccccacactcctcccttccccctgtcTCTGTTCCTCACATGTCCCTCCTTCTGGCCGTAGGATGAGTTGAATATGAAGAGGTTGAGCAGCCTGGGGTCCGCTGTGTGCTGGGAGTCCCCTGCCATCACCGCCTCCCTGTTTGTCAACACTGGGATGTGCGGGTGCTGGTCCGACAGGGAAGCGTCTGCCTTTCCAACGGTGCtgcttttccgtttttttttttttttttttttcctcttcttcaaccccttcagttcaataacgcgtttccatattcattttgtttaatatttcgtgattttatacagctttagattatgtgtgggattaaaattgtgaagactggccattaatcttctgctgacctccatagacccttcataatgttaataaaatggtctaatcgtacacaaatgtcaaagtgaaaatgtgtcccagtattgaaggggttaacatctttagtactggaacgcatttctaccttcaaTTTAGGGCATGATTGGACGATtgtattgacgttaggaagactttatggaggtcagaagattaatggccacagtaatcactacgtaagtttctgaagctgtataaaaccaccaaatagttagcagaatgaatacgaaaggggttaagtaagaggggaagctggctaagggcaatataaaataataaaagaaatccaCTTTGTTGCTAATCCCCTTGTAGATTCAGAAGTTAGTCccactccaaaaaaaaaaaataaataaataaataaataaatgaataaataa
This genomic interval from Portunus trituberculatus isolate SZX2019 chromosome 10, ASM1759143v1, whole genome shotgun sequence contains the following:
- the LOC123502106 gene encoding vacuolar fusion protein CCZ1 homolog — translated: MAGDSQHTADPRLLNLFIFNSSYGQKEGHEHEKILFYYPSSADLDTQVRHVGLAEAITRFSSTFKKDGDCEAVHTQKTRQLFLQPEPNIWMVMTVAIGWVSRMRESGPVREYQSEAVQDVVLRACLASLYRAFALRHSSFSAVLEARGLEGLKATLESFLTSYMSSVELSSGDILTVWSGVSFLPLDRQTFLRIHCCLSLLQASFPTIAHTAFFYNQHIVWCGLAMEDLRSLSQYLNTQLLQSRKDSITSSSSSHSSYLSRFVGKGVTPCLEVHVRDESGELQPHHLLLYSLMGVTICLTFAESESLTPQLFEKIDRLLEAKVSQLASDIGEQSGKKAGGGGPGAEGGSGGGGGGTGGSGGGGSGGTFRYVYHNHMNLATKSTVHAPNQPLPAEVMRAIADMHSDMQKCQSGELVVKTSQDHWIVGRCGDGREFYVVVNHKNANLVEVTDEVSRMCASHFSNIFMIE